From Halotia branconii CENA392, the proteins below share one genomic window:
- a CDS encoding glycosyltransferase family 10 domain-containing protein, with amino-acid sequence MNLKTVGMISSYRSLDQRADWLWQQTPDQFGVWGNMQMQAIAPKPDFLLMYQFDFPKPPQPQSLLDKLRRKQQKPQININSILRGVPPERVIYLLREPPLDEVIDINKRNYQEAQKYCGYISGPDDFVSIPDYMPAIWYHNNSFRELNEMPPPKKVADCSWITSGINRTANHRQRLDFLQLVQSSKIKFDLYGRDLPQWANKSGELGNKWYGMAPYYYNLAIENYAENNWYVSEKMWDALLAWCLPIYYGGSAADKLLPPGSFLRLPSLDAKGIAYIQEVTATPDAWYAAKDAIAEARQIILHKLNLLNWLSNFVDKHS; translated from the coding sequence ATGAATCTAAAAACTGTGGGAATGATTAGCAGCTATCGAAGCCTTGATCAAAGAGCCGATTGGTTATGGCAACAAACCCCTGATCAATTCGGCGTTTGGGGCAATATGCAAATGCAAGCGATCGCGCCCAAACCAGATTTTCTGCTCATGTATCAGTTTGATTTTCCTAAACCTCCTCAGCCGCAATCTTTATTAGATAAATTACGTCGCAAACAGCAAAAGCCACAAATTAATATTAATTCTATTCTGCGTGGTGTGCCTCCAGAACGGGTAATTTATCTTTTACGAGAACCACCCTTAGATGAAGTCATCGACATCAATAAACGCAATTATCAAGAAGCACAAAAATATTGTGGCTATATTTCCGGCCCCGATGATTTTGTTTCTATTCCAGACTATATGCCAGCAATTTGGTATCACAACAACTCATTTCGAGAGTTAAATGAAATGCCACCACCAAAAAAAGTTGCTGATTGTAGTTGGATTACTTCTGGTATTAATCGTACAGCAAATCATCGTCAAAGATTAGACTTTTTACAATTGGTACAATCCAGCAAGATTAAATTTGATTTGTATGGACGCGACTTACCTCAATGGGCAAATAAATCTGGAGAATTAGGTAATAAATGGTATGGTATGGCTCCTTATTATTACAATTTGGCAATTGAAAACTATGCCGAAAATAATTGGTATGTCAGTGAGAAAATGTGGGATGCATTATTAGCATGGTGTTTGCCTATTTATTATGGCGGTTCAGCAGCTGATAAATTATTACCACCTGGTAGTTTTTTGCGCTTACCCAGCTTAGATGCCAAAGGTATAGCTTACATTCAAGAAGTGACTGCTACACCTGATGCTTGGTATGCTGCCAAAGATGCGATCGCGGAAGCACGTCAAATCATTTTACACAAACTTAATCTTTTAAATTGGCTATCAAACTTTGTTGATAAACACTCATAA
- a CDS encoding glycosyltransferase, which translates to MIKNQKNYNFFLTEELPKPEAHLIQSANAANGAANLGYSTILIYPTQGIQAINPFNLLRPFQPRKVPENLIKYYNLQDKLKVATLPMPWPIDYYKNKFTNSNTITTKYYFPFHILATTKLVHAWNWNFVKAAIKNGIPAIYEHHHHEDKKFEPEIVNHPLFQVAVTVADTVRESMIEHGMPPEKLIKLHNGYNKSFIIRQPQKAVIWREKLLKNNQKYLVVYAGALQKFKGIDILIDVASQMPHVQFVCAGGKLHEVEHYQLLAKEKQVNNILFLGYILHDELASLLQAADVLAHPHCSGKAATFTSPMKLFDYLASGNPIVATEISSLTEFKNTQAIAAWCEPDNPHKFAEALQWVLENYPRQVDGYPEIIEFVKQFSWENRAEKIISYVDESLRPSMITTDN; encoded by the coding sequence ATGATTAAAAACCAAAAAAACTATAATTTCTTTCTCACAGAAGAATTGCCTAAGCCAGAAGCTCACTTAATCCAGTCGGCAAATGCAGCCAACGGAGCCGCAAACTTGGGTTATTCAACTATATTAATATATCCTACTCAAGGCATTCAAGCGATTAATCCTTTTAATTTACTGCGTCCTTTCCAACCCCGAAAAGTACCAGAAAATCTCATTAAATATTATAATCTCCAAGATAAATTAAAAGTGGCGACTCTGCCAATGCCCTGGCCAATTGATTATTACAAAAATAAATTTACCAACTCGAATACCATTACCACAAAATATTATTTTCCATTTCATATTTTAGCCACAACTAAACTTGTTCATGCTTGGAACTGGAATTTTGTAAAAGCAGCTATTAAAAATGGTATCCCAGCGATATACGAACATCATCACCACGAAGATAAAAAATTCGAGCCAGAAATTGTCAATCATCCCCTATTTCAAGTTGCTGTGACAGTTGCCGATACAGTCCGAGAGAGCATGATTGAACATGGAATGCCACCGGAAAAATTAATTAAACTGCATAATGGTTATAATAAATCGTTCATAATTAGACAGCCACAAAAAGCCGTAATATGGCGAGAAAAATTACTTAAAAACAACCAAAAATATTTAGTAGTCTATGCAGGAGCATTACAAAAATTTAAAGGTATTGATATCTTAATTGATGTCGCTAGTCAAATGCCACATGTACAGTTTGTCTGTGCAGGTGGTAAGCTTCACGAAGTAGAACATTATCAGCTATTAGCTAAAGAAAAACAAGTTAATAATATTTTATTTTTAGGCTACATTTTGCATGATGAGTTAGCATCTTTACTACAAGCAGCCGATGTTTTAGCTCATCCCCATTGTTCGGGGAAAGCGGCAACTTTCACTTCTCCAATGAAATTATTTGACTATTTAGCCTCTGGAAATCCCATTGTGGCTACAGAAATTTCTTCATTAACTGAGTTTAAAAATACTCAGGCGATCGCAGCTTGGTGTGAACCAGATAATCCCCACAAATTCGCTGAAGCACTGCAATGGGTTTTAGAAAATTATCCTCGCCAAGTAGACGGATATCCAGAAATTATTGAATTTGTTAAGCAATTTTCTTGGGAAAATCGAGCCGAAAAAATTATTAGTTATGTCGATGAATCTTTACGTCCATCTATGATCACAACTGACAATTGA